From Nicotiana tabacum cultivar K326 chromosome 20, ASM71507v2, whole genome shotgun sequence, one genomic window encodes:
- the LOC107806902 gene encoding UDP-glucose 4-epimerase GEPI48: MSKNILVTGGAGYIGSHTVLQLLLGGYKTVVVDNLDNSSAIAIKRVQELAGQFGPNLSFYNIDLRDKPAVEKLFESNKFDAVIHFAGLKAVGESCQKPLMYYNNNITGTITLLEVMATRGCKNLVFSSSSTVYGWPKEVPCTEESPISAANPYGRTKLFTEEICRDVYHSDHEWKVILLRYFNPIGAHPSGYIGDDPRGIPNNLMPFVQQIAVGRRPALTVYGTDYPTKDGTAVRDYIHVVDLADGHIAALQKLFDPSTGCEVYNLGTGKGSSVLEVVSAFEKASGKKIPLVMSGRRPGDAEIVYAATKKAERELNWRAKYGIDEMCRDQWNWASKNPYGYEGSEESN; encoded by the exons ATGTCGAAGAATATATTAGTGACAGGTGGAGCTGGGTACATTGGGAGTCACACGGTGTTACAATTACTGTTGGGTGGTTACAAGACAGTGGTGGTTGATAATTTGGATAATTCTTCTGCTATTGCTATTAAAAGGGTCCAAGAACTTGCGGGTCAATTTGGCCCTAATCTCTCATTTTACAAT ATAGATCTGCGAGACAAGCCTGCAGTTGAAAAGCTTTTCGAGTCTAACAA GTTCGATGCTGTTATCCATTTTGCTGGACTAAAAGCAGTGGGTGAAAGTTGCCAGAAACCTTTGATGTACTACAACAACAATATTACAGGTACAATTACCCTGCTGGAAGTCATGGCAACGCGTGGATGCAAAAAT CTTGTGTTCTCATCATCATCTACTGTCTATGGCTGGCCAAAAGAGGTTCCTTGTACTGAGGAATCTCCCATAAGTGCTGCAAATCCTTATGGAAGGACAAAG CTCTTCACTGAAGAAATTTGCCGTGATGTCTACCATTCTGACCATGAATGGAAAGTCATATTGTTGCGGTACTTCAATCCTATTGGTGCACATCCAAGTGGTTATATTGGTGACGATCCACGTGGAATTCCAAACAACCTTATGCCCTTTGTTCAACAAATTGCTGTTGGCAGGAGACCAGCACTGACAGTTTATGGAACTGATTATCCAACAAAGGATGGTACAGCG GTGCGTGATTACATTCATGTTGTTGATTTAGCAGATGGCCATATTGCTGCCTTGCAGAAGCTGTTTGATCCTTCGACAG GCTGTGAAGTTTACAACCTGGGAACTGGGAAAGGATCATCAGTCTTGGAAGTGGTGTCAGCATTTGAGAAGGCATCAGGAAAG AAAATTCCACTGGTGATGTCTGGTCGACGGCCTGGGGATGCTGAAATAGTATATGCAGCAACAAAGAAAGCAGAACGAGAATTGAATTGGAG